The Patescibacteria group bacterium sequence ATATCTAGGCATGCCCTTATTTAAAATACCGTCTCCAGTTGAAGGTTATAAAGATTTTGCTGAGTATTATGCACTTGAATTTAAAAATACGTTTAATGCTATTGGATGTTCTCCTGAGATTCTCTGGACAAAAGATCTCTATACTAGTGGAAAGATGAATAAAGGTGTAAAGCTGGTTTTAGACAATGCTGAGGAGATTAGAAATATCTACAAAGAACTATATAAAAAAACAATGCCCAGTGACTGGTATCCTTTTCAGGTGTATTGTGAGTCGTGTGGTAAGGTATCCACAACACGTGTTTATAAATGGGATGGAGAATTAGTGCATTATCGTTGCCTAGTTAATGCTCTTGAATGGACGAAAGGTTGTGGTTATGAAGGTAAAACATCTCCCTTTAGTGATGCATCAGGGATTAAAGGAAAACTTCCCTGGAAAGTAGAGTGGCCAGTGAAGTGGCAGGCAATTGGGGTGACAGTTGAAGGAGCTGGAAAAGATCATATGAGTAAAGGAGGATCGCATGATTTTGCTATATTGGTGTGCGAGAGAGTTCTCCATTATCCTGTACCTTATCCTATAGCGTATGAATTTATGTTGATAGGAGGTAAAAAAATGTCCTCTTCTAAAGGTCGCGGATTTGCTGCTGCTGATATGCTTAAGATTCTTCCTCCAGAATTACTAAGATTTCTCATAGTGAAAATGAATCCGCAGCAACAAACTAATTTTGATCCATCCCAACCTGATACAATTCCTAGACTTTTTGATGAGTATCAGGAATATGCCAAACATTTTTTAGAAAAAAGGAATGATGATGAGTCAAGAATTTTTGAGTTTTCTCAGATTAATGGGATAAAAATGCCTCCTGAGATTCGTTTTTCTACTCTTGCACAGTGGGTACAGATGCCCAATATGAATCAGCGTATAAAAGAAGAAGGACTAGAAGAATGGGCTAAATATGCTCGAGTTTGGGTAGAACGTTTTGCACCAGAGTCCGAGAAATTCACTATACAACAGCATGTCCCCAAGGAGGCGTATTCTCTCTCAGAAAAACAAAAAGAATTTCTTAAAGTTATTGCTGGGATAATTCGAGAAGGATTAAATCCAGATGATTTTCAAAAACTAATTTATGATAAGGCAAAAGAGATGGATCTTTCCTCAAAAGATGCTTTTGCAGCAATCTACACTGTTCTTTTGGGCAAGAACCATGGACCACGAGCAGCTTGGTTAATTTTATCTTTAGATCCTTCATTTGTTAAGGAGAGATTTACATCTCTTTAAAATCAATTTCACAAGTTTGTCACTGTCTAGTGTATATGATATAGTAATTTCTCAAAGGTTATGAGGAAGGCTCTATTTATTCTCATCCCATCCTTAATTCTCGCAACTTCTATTTTTTTTCTGATACAAATTTTTCTTATTCGTAGTAATGACAAAGGCGCACTTCAGGTAACAGCATCTCCCAAAAGCAAGGTATATCTCAATGGGGAGTTTATAGGGGAAACTCCTCTTTGCAGATGTGAACAGGATAATATGCTTAAAGTAGGCAAATATAATATCAAACTTGTTCCTACAACAAGTGGATTTTCTGAATTTCAAGAAAAGATTATTGTGTCAAAATCAGTATTGACAGTTGTTGATCATAAATTCGGTAAAGGAGCGACCTCTGAGGGAAGCATTATTACACTTCAGCCTCTAAAAGAGAGTAATACAAGATCTCTTTTAGTACTTTCAATACCTGATAAATCTGAGGTACTTCTTGACAATACATCAGTAGGATTTACACCGGTACTTATTAAAGATATTACCGAGTCCGATCATGAGCTGATTATCAGAAAAAGCGGCTATGCAGAAAAAAAAGTGAAGATAAGAACACCCACAGGCTATCAATTATTAGCTAAGGTATATCTAGGTGTTGATGAGGAAGAGATTGTTTTATCTCCTACACCTTCTCCAACTTCAGCTTCTCCTTCTGCAACACCAACTCCTCCTATTCGGAAAGTAACTATTTTACAAACACCAGTAGGTTTTTTGCGAGTCAGAGCAGAAAGTAACATAGAATCTTCTGAAATCGGTAGAGTAACTCCCGGACAAGAGTTTGAGCTATTAGATGAGGTTAGAGGATGGTACAAGATTAAATTGTCTGATGGCAAAGAAGGTTGGATTAGTAATCAATATGCAAAGAAAATCGAATAACTAAGACTGAATAACGTAAATAATGACAATAA is a genomic window containing:
- a CDS encoding lysine--tRNA ligase produces the protein MFWADQVAKEIKKRNLPLEWVDDMKTPSGRVHVGSLLGVVFHDLVYKALIDIGVNAKFTYVFENHDPMDDIPVYLPREKYEKYLGMPLFKIPSPVEGYKDFAEYYALEFKNTFNAIGCSPEILWTKDLYTSGKMNKGVKLVLDNAEEIRNIYKELYKKTMPSDWYPFQVYCESCGKVSTTRVYKWDGELVHYRCLVNALEWTKGCGYEGKTSPFSDASGIKGKLPWKVEWPVKWQAIGVTVEGAGKDHMSKGGSHDFAILVCERVLHYPVPYPIAYEFMLIGGKKMSSSKGRGFAAADMLKILPPELLRFLIVKMNPQQQTNFDPSQPDTIPRLFDEYQEYAKHFLEKRNDDESRIFEFSQINGIKMPPEIRFSTLAQWVQMPNMNQRIKEEGLEEWAKYARVWVERFAPESEKFTIQQHVPKEAYSLSEKQKEFLKVIAGIIREGLNPDDFQKLIYDKAKEMDLSSKDAFAAIYTVLLGKNHGPRAAWLILSLDPSFVKERFTSL